One window of the Pseudomonas sihuiensis genome contains the following:
- a CDS encoding YkgJ family cysteine cluster protein: MIKPRLIAAAEIDRLETWAKYTADMCHSCMSTCCTMPVEVRLNDLIRLELVDEFERSEPPKNIAKRLQKDGIVERFNQKSGIFTLIRMSNNDCLFLDRKTRLCTVYDKRPDTCRHHPKVGPRPGYCAYKPK; this comes from the coding sequence ATGATAAAACCCCGCCTGATAGCCGCTGCAGAGATCGACCGCCTGGAAACCTGGGCCAAATACACGGCAGACATGTGCCATAGCTGCATGTCCACCTGCTGCACCATGCCGGTTGAGGTGCGCCTGAACGATCTGATCCGCCTGGAGCTGGTGGACGAGTTCGAGCGCAGCGAGCCACCGAAGAACATCGCCAAGCGCCTGCAGAAGGACGGCATCGTCGAGCGCTTCAACCAGAAGTCGGGCATCTTCACCCTGATCCGCATGTCCAACAACGACTGCCTGTTCCTCGATCGCAAGACGCGCCTGTGCACCGTCTACGACAAGCGTCCGGACACCTGTCGCCATCACCCCAAGGTCGGTCCGCGACCGGGGTATTGCGCGTACAAGCCAAAGTAG
- a CDS encoding thioesterase family protein yields MCNKPLTTYRTGVAPDWVDYNGHLRDAFYLLIFSHATDALMDVLGLDEAGRVRTGHTLYTLECHLNFLAEVKEGEPVEVRTQLLAHDAKRLHIHHALYRPGEDASLAESEQMLMNIDSAAGRAAQFDAQVADKVAQLTSEHQGLPQPVCVGRVIGLRR; encoded by the coding sequence ATGTGCAACAAACCACTTACCACCTACCGCACCGGTGTTGCCCCCGACTGGGTCGACTACAACGGCCATCTGCGCGATGCCTTCTACCTGCTGATTTTCAGCCACGCCACCGATGCGCTGATGGACGTGCTGGGCCTGGACGAAGCCGGCCGCGTCCGTACCGGGCACACCCTGTACACCCTGGAATGTCACCTCAACTTCCTGGCGGAGGTGAAGGAGGGTGAGCCGGTGGAAGTGCGTACGCAGCTTTTGGCGCATGACGCCAAACGCCTGCATATCCACCATGCGCTGTATCGACCTGGCGAGGACGCCAGCCTGGCGGAAAGCGAGCAGATGCTGATGAATATCGACAGCGCCGCCGGCCGCGCGGCGCAGTTTGACGCTCAGGTGGCCGACAAGGTCGCGCAGCTGACCAGCGAGCATCAGGGATTGCCACAGCCGGTCTGCGTTGGCCGGGTTATAGGCCTGCGCCGCTAG